In one window of Nitrospinota bacterium DNA:
- a CDS encoding MBL fold metallo-hydrolase: KLGVNFCMHKDDLSFLEHLIDQAQFFGLKANSPPKVDRFLEDNDEISFGELKARVIHTPGHTPGGLSFLIEDSIFVGDTLFSGSIGRTDLPGGSYEKLSHSIKSKLLTLKPNTKVFPGHGPPTNIEIERKTNPFLKEFKESNA; encoded by the coding sequence AAAGCTGGGAGTGAATTTTTGCATGCATAAAGACGACCTTTCTTTTTTAGAACATCTAATTGACCAGGCTCAATTCTTCGGTCTTAAGGCAAATTCTCCTCCTAAGGTTGATAGATTTCTTGAGGATAATGATGAAATCTCCTTTGGAGAATTAAAGGCCCGTGTAATCCACACCCCTGGGCATACTCCCGGAGGCTTATCATTTCTCATAGAAGATTCAATCTTTGTTGGAGACACCCTGTTTTCCGGTTCCATAGGAAGGACGGATCTCCCTGGAGGCTCCTATGAAAAACTGAGTCATTCTATAAAGTCAAAGCTTCTCACCCTGAAACCCAACACCAAAGTATTTCCCGGACATGGACCTCCAACAAACATTGAAATTGAAAGAAAAACCAATCCCTTTTTAAAGGAATTTAAGGAATCAAACGCATAA